The following coding sequences lie in one Manis javanica isolate MJ-LG chromosome X, MJ_LKY, whole genome shotgun sequence genomic window:
- the RTL9 gene encoding retrotransposon Gag-like protein 9: MSLPLRSLRFNNMMGEENADPQNREMAFSGPMIETQAEVQILHSHVQPTVSTSASEPGGMSTQLMTSPDFDIMSPPLMVAPNSGTLSPPLVPASDSGALSPLLMPASDSEALSPLLMPTSDSGTLSPLLSTSDYGLMSPGLMTIPDFGTVSTALMAAPHSEEVSPLAMPSASSGAMATPIMSTASSEMMATSLMLAPDPGEMSPLLMPDINPGVRSTQPMPTPGSEAMSPLQITDEDTEAMSKVLMTALASGEISSLLMSGTDSEAISSLIMSALASEAMSAQLMSTQDSGAMSTLLLSAPDTGEVSTLPKPAPDTEAMSPLLMTALTSGMMPTQQMPAQGSEVMSPQLTQNLDSQIMSATPMTATAFEGMSTLPMRALDPRAVSTSRMRAPASGNMPTLLKTVPDSGVLSTPLVTGTSSRVMATEQMSTTASRMMSTQLTMARTSGVIPTGFMKAPANGAMSTPRMRAPASGMMSMPLRRAPVSGVMSMSQRRATASGMTAVPQMKASASGTMSTLLMKDTTSGVMSMPQMRATASEALSKPLTTSKTSEAMLTQQMTAAASGEISTMLMSDTASGAMSVPHMTETASAGMPTLLMRAPASGGMSTPQMTATASGTMSTPLTRIPGLGAMPKALMKATASGNMPCQPTNTQDSEGMSMSLMRSMTSGEICPLQMRALASERMFTPKTRTPASGAMSIPLMRASDPGDTSTLLTRAAPSGGISPPLMRPPVSGEIATPLRVPAYGAMSTPPTTATTSRMMPMPQMRALVSGATSAPLMRSMASEVMSMPQISVTASGGVTMPMMRAPASGTMSTLQMMPSASGEMYTLSVGAPASGVVSLPLVRTPVSGIMSTPLRRPSASEAVSTELTRAPASGKMSTVLTSAMASEGMSRPLMRATASGTMPTPLMSAMASGEISMPLMKSMASGAMFTLQTRVASCGSMSLPQTTYATSGGMPAPPVRPLASGMMSMPLLRATASGGMSIPQRTAMTSEGVSMPLKAPASGAMCISQMAATDSGMMPTLEIKTTDSGETPASQINITASGLQSTPHVTATTSETMNPPPKEVPSFGMLTPALCYLLEEQEAARGSCSVEEEMEIDEEKQMKGFLADSEKMAFLVSLHLGAAERWSILQMEVGNPLSDENKSFLSRSQGLYDSLSEIDILSAVLCHPKQGQKSVRQYATDFLLLARHLSWSDAILRTRFLEGLSEAVTTKMGRIFLKVAGSLKELIDRSLYTECQLAEEKDSPGSSSQVLLSACKRNNEEAMENELNCHQRTEEHQHVPKRCYYLKEHGDPQVGLHDHLRQSIGHQKAPTNK, from the exons ATGTCACTACCCTTACGTTCACTGCGATTCAATAACATGATGGGGGAAGAAAATGCCGACCCCCAAAACAGGGAGATGGCCTTCTCTGGACCAATGATAGAGACCCAAGCAGAGGTCCAAATTCTGCATTCTCATGTACAACCTACAGTCTCAACTTCAGCATCAGAGCCTGGAGGGATGTCCACACAACTGATGACATCCCCAGACTTTGACATCATGTCTCCACCTCTAATGGTAGCACCAAACTCTGGCACCCTGTCCCCACCACTAGTGCCAGCTTCAGACTCTGGAGCACTGTCCCCATTGCTAATGCCAGCTTCAGACTCAGAGGCACTGTCCCCATTGCTAATGCCAACCTCAGATTCTGGAACATTGTCCCCATTGCTATCCACTTCGGACTATGGATTAATGTCTCCAGGACTGATGACAATTCCTGACTTTGGAACAGTGTCCACAGCACTAATGGCAGCACCACATTCTGAAGAGGTATCACCATTGGCAATGCCATCTGCATCCTCTGGAGCAATGGCTACACCTATAATGAGCACTGCCTCCTCTGAAATGATGGCTACGTCATTGATGCTAGCCCCAGATCCTGGGGAGATGTCCCCACTCCTAATGCCAGATATAAACCCTGGAGTGAGGTCCACACAGCCAATGCCAACTCCAGGCTCTGAAGCAATGTCACCATTGCAaattacagatgaagacactgaagcAATGTCCAAAGTGCTAATGACTGCCCTGGCCTCTGGAGAGATATCTTCATTGCTTATGTCAGGCACAGACTCTGAAGCAATATCCTCACTGATAATGTCAGCCCTAGCTTCTGAAGCAATGTCTGCACAGCTAATGAGCACCCAAGACTCTGGGGCAATGTCCACACTGCTCTTGTCAGCCCCAGATACTGGAGAAGTGTCCACATTGCCCAAGCCAGCCCCAGACACTGAAGCAATGTCTCCACTACTAATGACGGCCCTAACCTCTGGAATGATGCCCACCCAGCAGATGCCAGCCCAAGGCTCTGAAGTGATGTCCCCACAGTTAACACAAAATCTAGATTCTCAAATTATGTCTGCTACACCAATGACAGCAACAGCCTTTGAGGGGATGTCTACACTGCCAATGAGAGCCTTAGACCCCAGAGCAGTGTCTACATCACGAATGAGAGCTCCAGCCTCTGGAAATATGCCTACATTACTAAAGACAGTCCCAGACTCTGGAGTATTGTCCACTCCACTGGTGACGGGCACATCCTCTAGAGTAATGGCCACAGAGCAAATGTCAACCACAGCCTCTAGAATGATGTCCACTCAGCTAACAATGGCCAGAACTTCTGGAGTAATACCCACAGGCTTTATGAAAGCCCCAGCCAATGGGGCAATGTCCACACCACGAATGAGAGCCCCAGCCTCTGGAATGATGTCCATGCCACTAAGGAGAGCTCCTGTCTCTGGAGTAATGTCCATGTCACAAAGGAGAGCCACAGCCTCAGGAATGACAGCTGTACCACAAATGAAAGCCTCAGCCTCTGGCACAATGTCCACACTGTTAATGAAAGACACAACCTCGGGAGTGATGTCCATGCCACAGATGAGAGCTACAGCTTCGGAAGCATTGTCCAAGCCACTAACGACATCCAAAACCTCAGAAGCGATGCTCACACAGCAAATGACAGCTGCAGCTTCTGGAGAGATATCCACAATGCTAATGAGCGACACAGCTTCTGGAGCCATGTCCGTGCCACATATGACAGAAACTGCCTCTGCAGGGATGCCCACACTGTTAATGAGAGCCCCAGCCTCTGGAGGCATGTCCACACCACAAATGACAGCCACAGCCTCTGGAACTATGTCCACGCCTCTAACGAGAATCCCAGGTCTTGGAGCAATGCCCAAGGCACTAATGAAAGCCACAGCCTCTGGAAATATGCCTTGTCAGCCAACGAACACTCAAGACTCTGAAGGGATGTCCATGTCACTCATGAGATCCATGACCTCTGGAGAGATATGCCCACTGCAGATGCGAGCCCTAGCATCTGAAAGGATGTTCACACCAAAAACAAGAACTCCGGCATCTGGTGCAATGTCCATACCACTAATGAGAGCCTCAGACCCGGGAGATACGTCCACACTGCTCACAAGAGCTGCACCCTCTGGAGGGATATCCCCACCACTAATGAGACCCCCAGTTTCTGGAGAGATAGCCACACCTCTGAGAGTCCCAGCTTATGGAGCAATGTCAACTCCACCGACAACAGCCACAACCTCTAGAATGATGCCCATGCCACAAATGAgggctctagtctctggagcaaCGTCTGCACCGCTAATGAGATCCATGGCCTCTGAAGTGATGTCAATGCCTCAAATATCAGTCACAGCCTCTGGAGGGGTGACCATGCCCATGATGAGAGCCCCAGCCTCTGGAACAATGTCCACACTGCAAATGATGCCCTCTGCTTCTGGGGAGATGTACACACTATCTGTGGGAGCTCCAGCCTCTGGAGTGGTGTCCCTGCCACTAGTAAGGACCCCAGTCTCTGGAATTATGTCCACACCACTAAGGAGACCCTCAGCCTCTGAAGCTGTATCCACAGAGTTAACAAGAGCTCCGGCCTCTGGAAAGATGTCTACTGTACTAACGTCAGCCATGGCCTCTGAAGGGATGTCCAGGCCATTAATGAGAGCCACAGCCTCTGGAACAATGCCCACACCATTGATGTCAGCCATGGCTTCTGGAGAGATATCTATGCCACTAATGAAAAGCATGGCTTCTGGAGCAATGTTCACACTGCAAACAAGAGTGGCGAGTTGTGGATCTATGTCCTTGCCGCAAACAACATACGCAACTTCTGGAGGGATGCCTGCACCACCAGTGAGACCCTTAGCTTCTGGAATGATGTCCATGCCACTTCTGAGAGCCACAGCCTCTGGAGGGATGTCCATACCACAAAGGACAGCCATGACTTCTGAAGGGGTATCTATGCCACTGAAGGCCCCAGCCTCAGGAGCCATGTGTATATCACAAATGGCAGCCACAGACTCTGGAATGATGCCTACtctggaaatcaaaaccacagactCTGGAGAAACACCTGCCTCTCAGATCAACATCACGGCCTCTGGACTGCAGTCCACACCACACGTGACTGCCACAACCTCTGAAACAATGAACCCACCACCAAAGGAAGTCCCATCCTTTGGCATGCTGACCCCAGCACTCTGTTACCTCTTAGAAGAACAGGAAGCAGCCCGGGGCTCATGCTCTgtggaggaggagatggagaTTGATGAGGAGAAGCAAATGAAGGGATTTTTGGCTGATTCAGAGAAAATGGCATTTCTAGTGTCTCTTCACCTGGGGGCAGCAGAGAGGTGGTCCATCTTGCAGATGGAGGTAGGAAACCCCCTCTCAGATGAAAACAAATCTTTCCTGAGCAGATCACAGGGCTTGTATGACTCCCTGTCCGAGATAGACATCCTCAGTGCTGTCCTTTGCCATCCCAAGCAGGGCCAGAAGTCAGTCAGGCAGTATGCCACTGACTTCCTATTGCTGGCCCGACATTTGTCTTGGTCTGATGCCATTCTACGGACCAGGTTTCTGGAAGGACTCTCGGAAGCTGTTACCACCAAAATGGGCCGGATATTCCTAAAGGTGGCTGGCAGCCTAAAGGAGCTGATAGACCGGTCTCTCTACACTGAGTGCCAGCTGGCTGAAGAGAAGGATTCCCCAGGCAGCTCAAGCCAGGTTCTGCTGTCAGCCTGTAAGCGGAATAATGAGGAAGCAATGGAGAATGAACTGAACTGTCATCAGCGCACTGAGGAG CACCAGCATGTTCCCAAACGCTGTTACTACCTGAAAGAGCATGGAGACCCTCAAGTGGGTCTGCACGACCACCTTCGACAGAGCATAGGCCATCAGAAGGCCCCCACCAACAAGTAA